The Deltaproteobacteria bacterium genome segment ACGTACTTCTCCTCGCCGTGGGCGGCCTTGCAGGCAGCCCACTTTTTGGCCGTGGGAAAACCGCCGCCCCCGCGCCCCCTGAGGCCGGAAGCCGCGATTTCTTTGATGACCTTTTCGGGGTCCATTTCGGCCAGGACCTTGGCAAAACCGGCGTATCCGCCGATGGCGAGGTAGTCATCGATGGAGAGGGGGTCCACCTGCCTGTTCTGGGAGAGGAGGGTGGGAGTCTGTGCCCGGTAGAAAGGAATCTCGGCCTCCGTGGCCACCTTCCCATTCGTGGTCGGATCGGTGTAGAGGAGCCGGTCGATGAGTTCACCCCGTATGACGGTCCGTTTGAGGATCTCACCGACGTCGGACGGGTTTACGTGCCCGTAGAAGATATTTGCCGGGTCGATGACCATGATGGGGCCCTGCTCGCAGAAGCCGTGACAACCTGTTACCCGGAGGCGCACGTTCTCACCGAGGCCGTTGTTTCTCATCTCCCTTTTGACCTCGGAAACGACTTCCTGGCAATTGGTGGCCTGACAACCGGGGCCCCCGCACAGCGTGATCAGGACGTCTTCATCCCTGCGCCCGGAAAGAATAGATGAGCGCAAGGCGTTCAGTTCTGAAATGGATTCGATTCTAGACATTTGCCCTTTTCTCCTCTTTCCGCCGCACCGACCGAATGAGCGCCCGCAGCTTTGCGGGCGTCATGTGCGGGTGATAGGTTTCGTTGAGAACGACTACCGGCGCGAGGGCGCAGGCCCCGATGCAGTTGACGCTTTCCACGGAAAAGAGCCCGTCATCGGTGGCCTCTCCCTCCTCAACGCCGAGGAGGGTGAGGGCCTGCTCGATGAGGGGGTTGGCACCCCGCACGTGGCAGGCCGTTCCCTTGCACAGGGTTATGACGTGCTTTCCCCTCGGTTTCAGGGAGAAAGCCTTGTAGAAGTTTGCAACCCGGAAGACCTCGATCAGGGGAATGCCGAGCTCCTTTGAAACGGTTTCGAAAGCATTTCTCGAGATGTAACCCTGGGCCTCCTGAATGTCGTGGAGGACTTCGATGAGCTGGTGGGGCTGGCTTCTCCGCTCCTTAAGAATGGTTTCTAAAATCTCGGGCATAGTTGCCTCCTGTCTGCATTTAAGAAAAAGAGTTGTCTGAAGTAGACTATTGTAGTAGGATGTATCGGTAAATACGGTTTGTTTGCACAAGTAATGCCTATTAATTGTAGGTATTTTTTATGCCATTTGATTGCCAGTGTTCTGCACCATAAAGATATGCAGGGAGGAAACACGGCATGGCCAGCAAACCACCTTATCCCGGAAACCCCGGCAGGAGTAAACCGAAGGTATCACCCTCACCCTTTCAGTGGCGCCTCGCCCCCAGCGAGGAGAGCGACCCGGCCAAGGTCGAGTGGGCGCTCAGGGAAAGGATCAAGGAGCTCAACTGCCTTTACGCCATCGCTCAGCTGGGCGAGCCGGCCAACGGTTCCATCGACGAGGTGCTCGAGGGCACTGTCGCCATAATTCCCCCCTCCTGGCAGTACCCGGAGGTTACCTGTGCCCGGATCAGTTTTCTGGACAAGAACTATAAAAGCGCAAACTTCAGGCTGACCGGCTGGCGGCAGTCTTCGGTCGTCCACCTCTACGGGGAGCCGGCGGGTGAGGTGACGGTCTGCTACCTGGAGGAGCGGCCGCCGGCTTANNNNNNNNNGGCGCCATTGCCATGCGCATGATTGCGGAGCAGGAGCTTCAGGAGACGAACCGGCAGCTGGTGGTTGAGCGCCAGACTCTCCAGGAGACCAACACGGCCCTGAGAACCGTCCTGGCCAGGATTGAGGAGGAAAAACGTGAGATCCACCGGGACATCCGGGATAACGTGGAGAAAGTACTGATGCCGATCCTAAACGAGCTCTTCATTGCCGTGCCCAAATCCCAGAGGAAGTTCGTCGAGCTCATTCAGGACAACCTCGAGGAGATCACATCCCCCTTCGTTAGCAACCTGTCGAAGAAGTTTCAGGTTCTGACGCCCACGGAGATCCAGATCTGCACCATGATCAAGAGCGGACTGCGGACCAAGGAGATCGCCGAACTGCGCGGGGTCTCACCGGCCACCATCAACAGGCACCGGGAGCGGATCCGGCAGAAACTGGGAATCAACAACAGCGACGTCAACCTGGCCACCTTTCTGAGGACGAACATGCACGCGTCCGGATGAAGGGTCAGTTCCCATTTTCTCACATTTTACAGAGCCGTTACGTAGCCAGTTGCCCGTTTTCCCTCATGGGAGTGGTGTGAAAACCTGAGGATATGGGAACTGACCCCACTTGACCCGAATATGGAAAGGAGATGTAAAATGCTGAAAGATTTCAAGGAATTTGCCATGAGAGGCAATGTCATCGACATGGCGGTTGGAATTGTAATCGGGGCGGCCTTCGGTGCGATCGTCAAGTCCTTAGTTGCTGATGTGATCATGCCACCAATCGGCTTGTTGCTCGGCAAGGTCGATTTCTCAAACCTCTTCATCGTTCTCAAGGGGGGATCGACTCCCGGCCCTTTCCCCACCCTGGCGGCTGCGAATGAGGCGGGGGCAGTAACCCTCAATTACGGCCTGTTCATCAACACGATCATCAGCTTCCTCATCATTGCCTTTGCCATATTCATGGTTATCCGCGCCATGAACAAGCTCAAGAGGGCAGAGGAAGCCGTTCAGCCCGAGGAGCCGACGACTAAGGAGTGTGAATACTGTTATTCGACCATTCCGATCAAAGCCGTCCGCTGCGGGCACTGCACATCGGAGGTGAGGGTAGCTTAGATTCCGGGGCCTGAAGGGTCAGTTCCCATTTTCTCACATTTTACAGAGCCATTGCGCGCCGGTTACCCGTTCTCCCTCATGGGAGCGGTGTGAAAACCTGAGGATATGGGAACTGACCCCACTTGTGCGACTAGATTTTTAGTTGCTTTCGCTCTTCTCAGTTCCGCTAGGAATTTGGTGGAGGTAACCACAGTAAGGGCATTCTGCCTCAACAAAAAGCTCACTTGTCGGCTCGATCGAAACAGTAAATATCTCGTTACAGGAGATGCAAAACTCTTCCCTTTTGTTTGCTGAAGTTTTCTCGTCCATTCCATCCCCCTTTCCCATTGTTGCCTTTTTCTGAAA includes the following:
- a CDS encoding NAD(P)H-dependent oxidoreductase subunit E produces the protein MPEILETILKERRSQPHQLIEVLHDIQEAQGYISRNAFETVSKELGIPLIEVFRVANFYKAFSLKPRGKHVITLCKGTACHVRGANPLIEQALTLLGVEEGEATDDGLFSVESVNCIGACALAPVVVLNETYHPHMTPAKLRALIRSVRRKEEKRANV
- the mscL gene encoding large-conductance mechanosensitive channel protein MscL: MLKDFKEFAMRGNVIDMAVGIVIGAAFGAIVKSLVADVIMPPIGLLLGKVDFSNLFIVLKGGSTPGPFPTLAAANEAGAVTLNYGLFINTIISFLIIAFAIFMVIRAMNKLKRAEEAVQPEEPTTKECEYCYSTIPIKAVRCGHCTSEVRVA